From the genome of Aspergillus oryzae RIB40 DNA, chromosome 4:
TGTACCTGTTCAGGACCATCTGAAACTAGCATAACTCGTAACATGCGAGTTGTCTATCCGAAGACCCTGAGTGACATCATGAAGGTCAGATTCCAGTTAGAGCAAGCCGGGAGGGAAACTCGCGGGGAGAGGTGTTTCCTCCACCGGACTCGATCTGGTATGCTTCTCTACATTATAGCTCCGGAGGGGTGTGGATAATGGCCCACTCATGCATTCGCCTAATGCCGCACCCTCTCTCCGTGCTAAACACTTTAGGATGCGGGGAAATGCCCGTCTTGAGGCCGGGTGACGCTGCAGCTGAGGCCCATCAAACTATCCCATAGTCCTGTCGTTGTGCCGTGTGGCTAGATCCAGAACGCCGGAAAGTTTTCATCACTTTCTGCCTCTATTTGTGATCGAAACTTTTAATTTGGTTTGAAATAGTAGCAACTTTGAAGATAAATTACGAGAAGTTGGCTTTCAATTCCTCGCATGATAGACACACGTATAGTAGCAGTATTTTTCGCTGCCCAGCTACTTCCAGAAAGGACTTCAGGAGGATACCTTATGAGCCGGCCTCCCAGGCAGTGCGATTCGGATTTATGATCTAAACATCCGAACATCTGAACATTCTACTAACCCAGGTACCGTACGTGAGATATTAGAGATGCTTTGCGGGATTAGCCCAGCGTCGCCTGGACCATAGGTATCAAACCATTGGTGACTGCGTCGGTTGACCGCCAATCCGACCAAGTATGGTCAAGGAGCCCTGCATGCTTGGTTAGTTGCCGGTTTGCTCTCGGATAGTCTTGGAGAAAGACTCACCCCATagctcatcgtcatcctgaATCCCTTTCCGGATATAGTAACTTCCCGCAATCACCCAAACCATCCATCCCGCCTGTAAACTAGGAAGCCATTCCCGCAGGCAGGAGGCATACACATCTGTATATGTGGTGTTGTCCTGGGGGAAGCCGAATTCCGTCATCTGTACCGGCATAATATTCACAATACTCGAGTTCTGGGTGTCAAGGGCGTTGAAACCGGCATTCCATAAACTAGACTTAAGGTCCTCGCAGCTTGTGGCCGTGCGTTCGTAGTTGTGCAGCTCGAGCACAATCTTATCAGCATATTCGAAATCATCCTTACGAAATGCAGTGCCGTTCCCCAGCTCCGCACCCGTAGGTATGGGGCTGAGTCGGGTGTCATAGTCGAGACCCGAAAAGTAAATCAAGAGATTACGATTGGCCGCATGTATCTGGTTGGCATTCTCCACCATATGACGGTACCAGTACCGCCAATTGTAGGTCGTATTGACTAGGGTAGGATTATCCTCTGCTTTACGCAGTTCATTTCGCATCCCGACACTCTTCACAGCGGGGAGAGATTTAACCTGAGTGGTCGCGTCAGTAACTGAAGAGGCCAGTGATCGGGGGGTCTTGAATACATGTTCAGCCATATATTGCCACCCGCGGTGCCATTTGGCCACATCAAAATACCTGTCTCCAAACCAGGTGTTGCCATCCGTGCCTGAACAACACCACATGGCTTTAGAGATGTGGTTGTCCAAGTGCACATAGACCCCTTGTCGGTGTGATTCATTCGCTACTGCGTCGAACACCTGCCAAATATTTTATTAACCATACAATAAGCGTTGCCTTGTGCGATACCTACCTGCAACCTTGTAGTATCAACACCAAACTGAGGATTATGCCGCACAATGTTGCTAAATACTTTCGTGCCATTCTTCTCCCCCAAGGCCTTTACAAGCGAGTCCTTAATTGACACGTCTCGGCCCGTCTCTaggatatcatcaatcatTTCAATGGCAAAGGTGAGGCGGATGACGTTCATCCCCAGTGTTTTGATTTTGTCGACAATATTCTCAATCGACTGATACTGAAGGCCTTCCGGCAGCATGGCCTCCGAGGCACCTGGCCAGTTGACGCCTGCAAAAGTTATATTTTGTCCATTGGCATCGACTATCCAACGCCCAGAAGTTGAAAGGGGCCCTGGGGCAATTGCAAGGGCAATTTGGGGAATGGTGATCCCGACCAATGTGGCTAGTACGTTAAAACGCATTTTGATCCGCGTGCATTGtgagaaagcaaagggcCCTCGAGATAAGCCGAAGCGGCTCTTATATCATTCTTTCCTTGAGAGCCCGTCTGCGCATGGATTGGCTTGTATGTACTACATAAGAGCTAGCCAGTATTCAGCATCATGCATGTTTTGTCACATACGTGGAGTATCCACGACTGAAGCAGTCCATTGGATGAAAGATGTGGACGCGGAGGGAAATAACCGGCAGCTTGCCAGACGGAAATTATCCGATCATCTAAACGGAGAACATTAACGATCACCTTCCGTAGGCGTAACCATGATAAGATGTTAGACACGCCGCGTCCGCAACCGTTTATTGTTACCTTTCTTATAACTAGATCTGCACGAATACCTACTTCTAGTGGCCGGAAAACGTTGAACGCGAGAATCATCGCCAATTGTTTGCCGAGGAATCCGGATAATAAAACACCACACTAATTGACGAGGGTTGCTTTTGGCTAATGCAAGGTGATGTAAAACGCAACACCTCCATTGCGGGGCCATCGCATGATCCAACCTCAGGTATGATCAAGATCGAGGGGTTGTATTTCCATCGTATCGGACAGGGTCCATTGCGGATCATTTCTGTGGCCAGTTCATACCATTGCACGAGCGATCTTTGCTGCATTCGGTGACTGAACGGGGTCCATATACTGTGAACCTGGTAAGGACGAATCAATGGACAGACCCCGCCGGACAATCGAGATGGATAGTAATATGGTTcaaagagggagaaggaagatcaGACGTCAGAGTTGGGTAACTTTGGTCGACTGTGTTGGTAGAAAAGTGAATTGATCAATCATTACCTGGTGATGCAAGCCTGACTAATTATCCATCACATGATTGAGGGAATCTGATGGTGTATATCCTCAGGCACCCATTTCTTACCATGCTTAGATTTGTATGCGTGTTGCAAATCTAATCTGTCCTCGATCCAGCTCTGGATTTTGGACAAGATGGTCCACAATTCTAAGAAACTGTTATCATAGAACTTCTAGGTTGAGTGAGGACTTTTCGTACTCTAGAAGATTATGAGGTGAAAAGAAGGTAGCTGTTCTGTCAGCCAGCATGCATTGACCCCAGCTTCTCTATTGGTAGCAGCGTGTTGCCTGGAGAGGACCACCATCCAAATTGTTTTTGACAATAGGTTTATGTGGACACGCAGCGTTAAGTGGAGCCGTGCCAAAGTTCTCAGAGAGACCCCACCCTTTGTTGGTTGCCTACtccagaagatgataatAGATGTCTAGCAAGCGTTCTGGCGTTGAGTCATGGGGATTCAATCGACGGTAGAACCATTCAAACGGAACTCGAGGTGGCTGACCATCCTTTGAGTCGAGAAAGGACGCAAAGAGACTTGAAGGAGTTGGAATAAGCTGTAGGTGCTTGTGCAATCGACTGCACCCTCCGTCCTGCCCACAGTTGTAAAAGGCAACGTAGTCTGTATCTAGGGCTGACAAAAAAGACCACACcgatttgatatcattgagaTTGAGACACTCATACTGCCTCTGATAGCCGTCAGAGGTTATGAGCATGAGGTGTGGCCTTGCCCAGCAGAACTTGTTGGCGACCAGAAGGTGGGAGGTGCTAACTTCACCAATCTCAAAGCCATGAGTACTGATATCGCTTCCCTCTCTCTTATGATCCAGCTCATTGGTTCCATTTATCGCTAGTGCTTTCAGCGAGATCGTCGGCTTGTTAGCTAGGGCAGAGGTAAGCAAGAATTGGAACTAGGAGAGTAAGATCAGGATCGATGTGGATACATATTCCAATATGGCGTGAGGTATACCTTGAGGTCTCCATCAATGTGTTCAAatatttcttccttgtcattgtATATGACTGTACCAGAATTGACAAGCCTGTCAAACTCGGACAGTACAAATGATTCATTCATGGTTGTCTTTTGAAGAGCAGAGGCGTTGAGGGCTATCCCTGTATTGGAGTGTGTGCTGTTATGATTTGATGGTGATGGCTTAACCATTCTTGTTTAAAAGATATATAGCTGCGGGGTTATTTATCGTTGCATCCTTAAGCCTTTAGTGGCGTACCGGCATAGAACGATACACTTATCATTAAGATACTACTTTAACTGACACTTCCTGCATGCAGGTGTCGGCAAAGCACAAGCCTCACATACTTTTGTGGTATATACAATGGCGTCAGCGAGCTGATTCATTGCGTTATAGTATTGTCTCCGCCTCGCGAGCTCGAGCAAAAATAGATTTACAAGATAACAATAATGACCCCTGCAGTTTTGCATGCCGTCAAATATACACCTGGACCATCACCATTACGCCACTTATTTGCGTGCTATTGTCAATCATAGAAAGTAGAAACATCGCACACGAGTACCTACCATATTGGTTCGTACCCACAGGGCCACGTCATCAAAATGAACCCCTGTAGTAGCTGCTATTATACCATTCTACCCCGCTAAGACGTAGGCACATCTATCTTTCTGCCGTGGTTGCAGATGCTACCTACCGAATGTTGTCGCCGGCTTTCACGGTACTGGTATATTTCGGCAGTCAGGGTTCAATAGAGGATCAGTTCCAGGAATAAATCAGAGAAAACATTGTCATTGAATTTGGCcttcaatcattcaatcttaCCAGCAAGACTCTGCTCTCAAGTTATTCCTTTTAGATGAAAGCTCCTACGTCAACGACACTGGTCGGGGTGGATTCAATGCTAGCTGATTACGAACGACGTGATGCTACTCAAGATGAGATAAACGAGTTACCACATGTCGCCGACTCAATATCATTCGTCGTCTGGGTTGCTCTTGTGGTCAGCGGTGCAGAGCGGTTCTTATTTTATGCCGCGACAACTCCTTGGCGTTAGTTCCACCCTCTTAAACCGTTGCAGTATAGGTATGACCGATGCCAAAATGTGTGCAGAGAATTATGCCCAGTATGATCGCGAGAATACCTCGATTCCGGGTGCACTAGGTCTCGGTGAAGCGATGGCTTCGAACATCTCAAGTGCTTTCTACGCCTTTACATTCTTGATGTCTGTAGCATTTGCTGTTCTTTCGGATGCCTGGTTGGGACGCTATATAACCTTGTGTCTTAGCTTTTGGTAAGTCTGTGTTTATATCCTACTTCGTGTATGTCATTCCAATTAACAGATTGGTAGTCTTGACTTCTGTGGCTGTTTAGTCCTTTTTGTCACATCTCTTCCGGCCATAACAGATGGCTCAGTCAAGCTAGTTGGGTTTATACTTGCTGTTATCCTAATAGGACTCGGGACTGGAGGCGTCAAAGCTACTATCACACCCTTCATCGGTGAGCTTTCTTTCATAAGATGAGGTCGTCAAAGCGGAAACGTTAATATGCTATATGATTTGAACAGGGGACCAATATCCAAATGTATCGCCGCAGCTAATTATCACAAAAAAGGGCGAGCGAGTTGTGACGGATCGGATGCTTACAATGCAGTATATTTATAATGTTTTCTATTGGTATGGTGCGGGATCACCCATACACAATCATCTATTGAGCCTGACAAACCTTTCTAGGTTCACAAGTATTGCGACCCTGTCTCTCATCGCTTCAACCTatctggagaagaaagtAGGATACTGGGCAGCTTACCTTATGCCACTCTGTGCATTCGCTGTCGTGGTCCCTCTGTTAACTGTGTAGCATAAGGCATTAGGTAGCCAAAgattcttcaacttcgctACTCGTGCACAGCACTAACCTTGATAAATAGTCAAGCTGCCACCACAAGGTAGTGTCATTCCGCAATTCGCAAAGGTCATATGCTTCTCAGCCCGGGACAGGTTCAGGCTGGATGCGGCCAAACCAAGCTACCAAGCTGAGAAGTACCACCGAGAAGTCGACTGGGATGATTTATTTGTGTCCGAAATCAAACGGGGCCTTAGTGCCTGTAAAGTCATGTTCGTCTTCCCCGTCCCCACATTCATGTAATCCTTCGCTCATTTTATAACCAAGGGCATGTTTTATCCCATACCACTTATGCAACAATCAGAGTGTGAATAACCTGATTACCCAAGCCGGAGAGATGCGTCTGGACGGGGTTCCAAACGATGCGATAAAGGCTATTAATCCTGTCTTTTGCATAATACTGGGTCCATTGCTTCAGAGATTTCTGTATCCAGGGCTTCGAAAGGCCGGGATCCGATTTGGACCAATTGCACGGATGACTTGGGCATTCGTTACAATGAGTGGATCGATGGCCTTTGCCGCTGGGGTCCAGAAGTTGGTTTACTCCCGAGGTCCGTGTTACGAGAAACCCCTTGTCTGTGAAGCCTCAGATGGTGGCAGGATAGGGAATGATATCAGTGTTTGGGTGCAGATaccaatcttcttctttctagGCCTGGCTGAGATTCTGGGATTCACCACACTAGCTGAGTACAGCTATTCTGAAGCACCGACCAATATGCGGACCTTAGTACAGTCCTTGGTACAGGTGAGCTCAGGCATAGGTTCTGCCCTTGGCATGGCAGTGTCTCCACTTTCCAAGGATCCAAAAGTCCTATATCTCTACACGGCATTGGCAGCGACAATGGTCGTGGTGGCGTCAGGCTTTTGGGTGGTCTTTCACAGATACGACAGAAATCGGAATTGAAATGAACGGAgtgaataataatatagagACATAAAATTCTTGCTGGTAATAGATGATATAAATAGAAAGTTTAGTCATTAGTTATATTGCGAAAAATCACGGGATTTAAAGTTGATTATTAAGCGCCTCGAGGGTGGCGCCGGCACGAAGTAAATGTGGTTCAGACTCCAACTGATCTGCAACCATATCCAATTAACCTTGTCGTATATTGTCATAATGCCTCTTCAGCCCTTGTCATGCACTAATTGTCGGGAGCAAAAGGTATATGCTGCTAATGCTCTGCATTTCCTGATTACATGTTCACTAACAGACACGCAGCGCAAATGCTCGCGCGAGACTCCCATCTGTAGTCGGTGTTACCACTTGAAGTTCAACTGTGCCTATCCTTCCAGATGGCGCGGACGTCAAATAGAACCGCGTGGTCCAAGCAGCTCGAGCAAAAGAAATACGTTATTAATAGTCTCAAACGGGCGTCTGATCTCTAAGGCTACTGGATTGGAACTATTGGATGCTTACCTTGCCCTCTTTATTCCATCGACTTTTGTCTGTCATCCTTTGCGACTGAAAGCTCGGTACAATGAGGGTAATCTCCCGATCTGTGTGCGCGACTCTATTTTCTCCATGGCAACATTTTTGCGATCTGCGACCAAGATAGGTCTAGCTAGCGACACTCGATCCACGTCAGAAACAACACCTCCAGCAGAGATCTGGGCGCAACAAGCGAGCACGGATGTTAGGAACCAGATCAACCGGCCATCATTGGATGTTATTCATACCCTCTTTAACCTGATAGCTTACTGGTGCGCAGTGGGTAAAACACAAAAGTGCAGAGAACATGCTAGTGAGCCAAGCGTCTAGATGTATTTACCCGATAAAGCTGTGTGGGCTGACCGGTTCGGCAGAAATGGCACTGGCGTCTATTCAGCAACTGAGGGTGCAAGGCCTGGCTTCCCCGATCAATAGATCCCGTGAACTCGAGCggtcttccttcttcgtggGCATGATCAGTCAATGTCTCACAGATGACAGTGAATGCGTAGCTCTCATTACCCCACTCTCGGTAGACGGCCCACCG
Proteins encoded in this window:
- a CDS encoding cellulase family protein (predicted protein); this encodes MRFNVLATLVGITIPQIALAIAPGPLSTSGRWIVDANGQNITFAGVNWPGASEAMLPEGLQYQSIENIVDKIKTLGMNVIRLTFAIEMIDDILETGRDVSIKDSLVKALGEKNGTKVFSNIVRHNPQFGVDTTRLQVFDAVANESHRQGVYVHLDNHISKAMWCCSGTDGNTWFGDRYFDVAKWHRGWQYMAEHVFKTPRSLASSVTDATTQVKSLPAVKSVGMRNELRKAEDNPTLVNTTYNWRYWYRHMVENANQIHAANRNLLIYFSGLDYDTRLSPIPTGAELGNGTAFRKDDFEYADKIVLELHNYERTATSCEDLKSSLWNAGFNALDTQNSSIVNIMPVQMTEFGFPQDNTTYTDVYASCLREWLPSLQAGWMVWVIAGSYYIRKGIQDDDELWGLLDHTWSDWRSTDAVTNGLIPMVQATLG
- a CDS encoding uncharacterized protein (H+/oligopeptide symporter), with the translated sequence MKAPTSTTLVGVDSMLADYERRDATQDEINELPHVADSISFVVWVALVVSGAERFLFYAATTPWRMTDAKMCAENYAQYDRENTSIPGALGLGEAMASNISSAFYAFTFLMSVAFAVLSDAWLGRYITLCLSFCLDFCGCLVLFVTSLPAITDGSVKLVGFILAVILIGLGTGGVKATITPFIGDQYPNVSPQLIITKKGERVVTDRMLTMQYIYNVFYWYGAGSPIHNHLLSLTNLSRFTSIATLSLIASTYLEKKVGYWAAYLMPLCAFAVVVPLLTHKALGSQRFFNFATLKLPPQGSVIPQFAKVICFSARDRFRLDAAKPSYQAEKYHREVDWDDLFVSEIKRGLSACKVMFVFPVPTFIVNNLITQAGEMRLDGVPNDAIKAINPVFCIILGPLLQRFLYPGLRKAGIRFGPIARMTWAFVTMSGSMAFAAGVQKLVYSRGPCYEKPLVCEASDGGRIGNDISVWVQIPIFFFLGLAEILGFTTLAEYSYSEAPTNMRTLVQSLVQVSSGIGSALGMAVSPLSKDPKVLYLYTALAATMVVVASGFWVVFHRYDRNRN